One segment of Gemmatimonadaceae bacterium DNA contains the following:
- a CDS encoding endonuclease/exonuclease/phosphatase family protein gives MVFYALAVLTFVLAVSTLLPLSRYAAWWVRDLDFPRLQLAMALAAILVASILLLDFSEPKAWILIGVTTACLLYQSWWIVPHTRIFRNEVKWALAGDPENTIRLMNANVLAPSRAADALLKLVGENNPDVLVTLETDKWWEQKLAVLERDYPHTIKCPLDNLYGMHVYSRFPLRNAAIQFLVEPDIPSMHAELILPSGQSVRMHFLHPAPPSPTENETSSERDAELMVVGKSVSESDTPVIVAGDLNDVAWSETTRLFRKISGLLDPRVGRGMYNTFNARHWFARWPLDHIFHSRHFTVSSLQRLPDFGSDHFALLSVLVCEKERSAEQQGLEADADDHAEADEKAAEHSVDESRVHEPDR, from the coding sequence ATGGTCTTCTACGCACTTGCAGTTCTCACTTTCGTACTTGCGGTTTCCACCCTGCTGCCGTTGTCCAGATACGCCGCCTGGTGGGTGCGGGACCTCGACTTTCCCCGGCTGCAGCTCGCCATGGCGCTCGCAGCGATCCTCGTGGCAAGCATCCTTCTGCTCGATTTTTCCGAGCCCAAGGCGTGGATTCTGATCGGCGTCACGACAGCCTGTCTCCTGTATCAGAGCTGGTGGATCGTGCCACACACCCGGATATTCCGGAACGAGGTGAAATGGGCACTTGCGGGAGACCCGGAGAACACAATCCGGCTAATGAATGCCAATGTCCTCGCCCCGAGCCGCGCGGCAGATGCGCTGTTGAAGCTGGTCGGCGAGAATAATCCGGATGTTCTTGTCACGCTTGAAACTGACAAGTGGTGGGAACAGAAGCTTGCGGTGCTTGAGCGCGATTACCCGCACACGATCAAATGCCCCCTTGACAACCTTTACGGCATGCACGTCTACTCCCGATTCCCGCTCCGGAACGCTGCTATTCAGTTTCTTGTGGAGCCCGACATCCCCTCGATGCACGCGGAGCTGATTCTTCCGTCAGGACAAAGCGTCCGCATGCATTTTCTGCATCCTGCGCCGCCCAGTCCAACAGAAAATGAGACTTCGAGTGAGCGGGATGCCGAATTGATGGTCGTGGGCAAGAGCGTGTCGGAAAGCGACACTCCGGTGATTGTCGCGGGCGATCTGAATGACGTCGCGTGGTCGGAGACGACACGCCTCTTCCGCAAAATCAGCGGGTTGCTCGACCCCCGGGTCGGCCGCGGAATGTATAACACCTTCAATGCGCGTCACTGGTTTGCGCGCTGGCCGCTCGACCACATTTTTCACAGTCGGCATTTCACGGTGTCGAGCCTCCAGCGGCTGCCTGACTTTGGATCGGATCATTTCGCGCTTCTGTCAGTACTTGTCTGCGAAAAGGAACGCAGCGCCGAACAACAGGGCCTCGAGGCCGACGCAGACGATCATGCGGAAGCCGATGAAAAAGCGGCAGAACATTCGGTCGATGAGTCCAGGGTCCATGAGCCAGACCGGTGA
- a CDS encoding SHOCT domain-containing protein: MAPTEAALPPTTSRGPSPSQDPALGGALERLRELLVPGETLLAYASQRRLFALAHRRLIIAATSGRFIALERHLFGGYTPSDVRWQDLHDAGLREGTFGADLAITAAAGTDLALADKPGRTLIYQGLEKEQARRVYRVCQEQEQAWREKRRIRDLDEMRAKSGGIQLGAQGGATMPSAPRDSSPDSPAARLRRAKEMVDTGLITDAEYESIKARIVDGL, encoded by the coding sequence ATGGCACCAACCGAAGCTGCTCTGCCACCCACGACCAGCCGTGGCCCCTCCCCGAGTCAGGATCCAGCGCTCGGTGGCGCCCTCGAGCGGCTTCGCGAATTGCTGGTCCCAGGCGAAACGCTGTTGGCATACGCGTCTCAGCGACGGCTTTTTGCACTGGCTCATCGGCGTCTGATAATCGCCGCTACGAGTGGCAGGTTCATTGCCCTGGAGCGTCACCTTTTCGGAGGCTACACACCGTCGGATGTGCGGTGGCAGGATCTGCATGACGCGGGGTTGCGCGAGGGAACCTTCGGCGCCGACCTCGCGATTACCGCTGCCGCAGGTACCGATCTGGCGCTCGCCGACAAGCCGGGCCGAACGTTGATCTATCAGGGGCTTGAAAAGGAGCAGGCGCGCAGGGTTTACCGGGTCTGTCAGGAGCAGGAACAGGCATGGCGCGAGAAACGCCGGATTCGCGATCTCGACGAGATGAGAGCGAAGTCCGGCGGCATCCAGCTCGGAGCGCAGGGCGGCGCGACCATGCCGTCAGCGCCGCGTGACTCTTCTCCGGACAGCCCGGCGGCACGTTTGAGGCGCGCGAAAGAAATGGTCGACACCGGCCTCATAACGGACGCCGAGTACGAGTCCATCAAAGCACGGATCGTCGACGGATTGTGA
- a CDS encoding D-aminoacylase produces the protein MKTTRRSFVASGGSALLTVVGGQGFFHLRPDHDLVIRGGTLFDGSGAEGRDLDLAIDGGRIVSIGKRLRLRGRDEIDARGLCVSPGFVDIHSHGDSSLEDDPRAESVIRQGITTIVTGADGSSRATGAEGKSFAALFESIDRMRPGPNVASMVGLGSIRGSVVGNADRPATAIEIQRMTAMVVRALADGACGVSSGLEYTPGAFASRDELIALCRPLALRKLPYATHMRNEDDRLLDAIDESIAVARGARCSLQISHLKTQGPRNWPKLDDAFARIAAASSANVDVAFDRYPYVAYSTGLTNLFPVWSRDGGISAFFARLADPAVAPRVKRETLAKVELIGGWDNAQISSVRTADDRAAEGKRLGVYARALSIDPYETAVGLLRRSNGDVGMLGHAMSEENLERILSHPLGMVCSDGGGFAVDGPTRRGSPHPRGAGSFPRVLGRYVRERKVLSLPVAIRKMTSMPASRAGLANRGRLAVGSAGDVVVFDPARIADTATFDAPFQYPVGITAVVVNGIVALREGHRNPTGSGRGLRAG, from the coding sequence ATGAAGACCACTCGCAGATCCTTTGTCGCAAGCGGCGGAAGCGCGCTGCTCACCGTCGTGGGCGGCCAGGGGTTCTTTCACCTTCGCCCCGATCACGATCTCGTCATTCGAGGCGGCACGCTGTTCGATGGAAGCGGCGCGGAAGGCCGTGACCTCGATCTCGCGATCGACGGCGGGCGCATTGTAAGCATTGGCAAGCGCCTCCGGCTCCGGGGCCGCGATGAGATTGACGCACGTGGACTCTGCGTTTCACCGGGATTCGTCGACATCCATTCGCATGGTGACTCATCGCTCGAGGACGACCCGCGGGCAGAGTCGGTCATCCGGCAGGGAATCACCACGATCGTCACCGGAGCTGACGGAAGTTCGCGTGCAACCGGCGCCGAAGGCAAATCCTTCGCTGCCTTGTTCGAATCGATTGACCGTATGCGACCCGGGCCAAACGTGGCATCGATGGTGGGCCTTGGCTCAATACGGGGCAGTGTTGTCGGGAACGCAGACCGGCCCGCGACGGCAATTGAGATACAGCGAATGACGGCGATGGTTGTCCGGGCGCTGGCCGACGGCGCGTGTGGGGTCTCTTCCGGTCTCGAGTACACGCCCGGCGCATTTGCGTCGCGTGACGAGCTCATTGCGCTCTGCAGGCCCCTTGCCCTGCGGAAGCTTCCGTATGCGACGCACATGCGGAACGAAGACGACCGCCTGCTCGATGCGATCGACGAGTCGATTGCCGTTGCCCGCGGGGCCCGATGCTCCTTGCAGATATCACACCTCAAGACGCAGGGCCCGCGCAACTGGCCGAAGCTGGACGACGCGTTCGCGAGAATTGCCGCAGCGTCTTCCGCGAATGTGGATGTTGCGTTCGACCGGTATCCGTACGTTGCGTATTCAACCGGACTGACCAACCTCTTTCCAGTGTGGAGCCGCGATGGTGGTATCAGCGCGTTTTTCGCTCGCCTGGCGGACCCTGCGGTTGCGCCGCGCGTCAAACGCGAGACCCTTGCAAAAGTCGAGCTTATCGGCGGATGGGACAATGCGCAAATCTCATCGGTACGCACGGCGGACGACCGCGCGGCCGAAGGCAAACGACTCGGCGTATATGCCCGTGCGCTGAGCATCGATCCCTATGAGACGGCCGTAGGGCTGCTGCGAAGGAGCAACGGTGATGTCGGAATGCTTGGCCACGCGATGAGCGAGGAAAATCTGGAGCGGATTCTTTCTCATCCTCTTGGCATGGTATGCAGCGACGGCGGTGGCTTTGCCGTTGACGGCCCTACCCGGCGCGGAAGTCCTCACCCGCGGGGCGCCGGAAGCTTTCCGCGCGTGCTGGGCAGATACGTTCGCGAGCGCAAGGTTCTGAGTCTGCCTGTTGCGATAAGGAAGATGACATCCATGCCTGCGTCGAGAGCGGGACTGGCAAATCGGGGGCGGCTCGCGGTTGGCTCCGCCGGTGATGTCGTAGTCTTCGATCCTGCACGAATTGCCGACACAGCAACGTTCGACGCGCCGTTCCAGTACCCGGTGGGGATCACGGCAGTAGTAGTGAACGGGATCGTCGCGCTGCGCGAAGGCCACCGCAACCCGACCGGCAGCGGGCGAGGATTACGAGCCGGATAG
- a CDS encoding SDR family oxidoreductase: MPPGQNRTPGAEEPAGAAFSERVRAAADLLESVADNRALLAEVSENDRNRLLRAAGHVSRPDAIGRRQLLKVTLRKRKAERVEREESVLAETGIRKLRRETVFTSPNVFPPQAPELLETAHDTSLRESLDPRNCYVCKRDYSELHHFYDQLCPQCAAFNFAKRSELADLTGRVALLTGGRVKIGYQAGIKLLRAGAQLIVTTRFPRDSAARYAQEPDFAVWRDRLEIFGIDLRHTPSVEAFCGHLLDTRDRLDFIINNACQTVRRPPEFYEHMMAGEFQSMNELAPEVRRLLGSYEGLRASSILPEGEELPAVLDRADSRVAGLTHAAEMSQVPLLSEELANRPHLFPAGRLDQDLQQIDLRDRNSWRLMMDEVPSVELLEVHLVNAIAPFIINARLKPLMIRTPGRDKHIVNVSAVEGQFYRKWKTTRHPHTNMAKAALNMMTRTSAADYYADGIHMNSVDTGWVTDEDPADVAARKTAEHRFHPPLDIVDGAARIVDPIVAGVNTGEHLWGQFLKDYVPTDW, encoded by the coding sequence ATGCCCCCAGGACAGAACCGCACACCAGGCGCTGAAGAACCGGCAGGCGCCGCGTTCTCCGAACGTGTCCGCGCCGCGGCCGATCTCCTGGAATCAGTCGCAGACAATCGCGCACTGCTCGCGGAAGTCAGTGAAAACGATCGCAACCGCTTGCTGCGCGCGGCTGGTCATGTCTCACGCCCCGATGCAATCGGCCGGCGTCAGCTGCTGAAAGTCACGCTACGGAAACGCAAGGCGGAACGCGTGGAACGTGAAGAGAGCGTGCTCGCCGAAACAGGCATCCGGAAGCTGCGTCGCGAAACTGTGTTCACGTCGCCCAACGTCTTTCCTCCGCAAGCCCCTGAGCTGCTCGAAACTGCGCACGATACCAGTCTGCGCGAGTCGCTCGACCCGCGGAACTGCTACGTCTGCAAGCGGGACTACTCGGAACTTCATCACTTTTACGACCAGCTTTGCCCGCAGTGCGCCGCTTTCAACTTCGCGAAGCGTAGCGAGCTTGCCGACCTGACGGGGCGCGTTGCGCTGCTCACCGGCGGGCGTGTGAAGATTGGCTACCAGGCGGGCATCAAGTTGCTCCGAGCCGGCGCGCAGTTGATCGTCACCACGCGGTTCCCGCGCGATTCCGCGGCGCGTTACGCTCAAGAGCCTGATTTTGCGGTCTGGCGCGATCGACTTGAAATCTTCGGGATCGATCTCCGACACACCCCCAGTGTCGAGGCGTTTTGCGGTCACTTGCTCGACACCCGTGACCGCCTCGACTTCATAATCAACAATGCGTGCCAGACGGTGCGCCGTCCGCCAGAGTTCTACGAGCACATGATGGCTGGAGAATTTCAGTCAATGAATGAGCTGGCACCGGAAGTGCGCCGGCTGCTCGGGTCCTACGAAGGCCTGCGCGCGTCGAGCATCCTGCCGGAGGGGGAGGAGCTGCCGGCGGTACTCGACCGCGCAGATTCACGGGTTGCAGGATTGACTCATGCGGCGGAAATGTCGCAGGTCCCGCTGCTGTCCGAAGAGCTTGCCAACCGGCCCCACCTGTTTCCTGCAGGCAGACTCGATCAGGATCTTCAGCAGATCGACCTGCGTGACAGAAACTCGTGGCGGCTGATGATGGATGAGGTACCCTCGGTGGAACTGCTCGAAGTGCACCTTGTGAATGCAATTGCTCCATTCATCATCAATGCGCGTCTCAAGCCCCTGATGATCCGCACGCCCGGGCGCGACAAGCACATCGTCAACGTCTCGGCGGTCGAAGGCCAGTTTTACCGAAAGTGGAAGACAACGAGGCATCCGCATACCAACATGGCGAAGGCCGCACTGAACATGATGACGCGCACGTCCGCGGCGGATTATTATGCCGATGGCATCCACATGAACAGTGTCGACACCGGCTGGGTGACGGACGAGGATCCGGCCGACGTTGCGGCTCGCAAGACGGCCGAACATCGCTTTCACCCGCCGCTGGACATTGTCGACGGAGCTGCGCGAATCGTCGATCCGATCGTCGCCGGTGTAAACACCGGCGAACATTTGTGGGGTCAGTTCCTGAAAGACTACGTTCCGACCGATTGGTAG
- a CDS encoding P1 family peptidase: MRPAVVVLACVAVTLACLTPRTLPAQEARVRARSLGVAPGIFRTGPLNSITDVTGVLVGHATVITGDSVRTGITAILPHSGNLFFDRVPAAVYIGNAYGKLLGSTQVRELGELETPILLTCTLCVWRVADALASQLLAMPGMERVGSINPVIGETNDGTLNAIRSHPVGVDHVREALRTANAGAVAEGSVGAGTGTIAFGWKGGIGTSSRILPRTLGGWTIGVLVQTNFGGVLQVLGAPVGRELGRYSFKRDVEGDRGDGSVMIVVATDAPMTERNLERLAARAIMGLARTGSSASNGSGDYVVSFSVAKEVRRSNAPPATVTGVVPPAPTLRTISELSNDNTSALFQAVVEATEEAIYNSLFMAKTVTSRGQTVDAIPLDRVRAILDKYNIRRR; encoded by the coding sequence ATGCGCCCGGCCGTGGTTGTCCTTGCGTGCGTTGCTGTAACGCTTGCGTGCCTCACTCCTCGAACGCTCCCGGCGCAGGAGGCCCGCGTACGCGCCCGGTCACTTGGTGTTGCGCCCGGAATATTCCGCACCGGCCCCCTCAATTCCATCACTGATGTCACCGGTGTGCTCGTAGGCCATGCGACTGTCATCACGGGCGACTCTGTGCGCACAGGAATAACAGCAATTCTCCCCCACTCGGGAAATCTGTTCTTCGATCGCGTGCCTGCCGCCGTCTACATCGGCAATGCGTATGGCAAGCTGCTGGGATCGACCCAGGTGCGCGAGCTCGGTGAGCTCGAAACGCCAATTCTCCTGACGTGCACTCTCTGTGTCTGGCGGGTGGCGGATGCACTGGCCAGTCAGCTGCTGGCGATGCCGGGCATGGAGCGCGTCGGCTCCATCAATCCCGTTATCGGAGAGACCAATGACGGAACGCTGAACGCTATTCGTTCGCATCCTGTCGGCGTCGATCATGTTCGCGAAGCACTTCGCACCGCGAATGCAGGGGCGGTTGCGGAAGGAAGCGTCGGAGCGGGTACCGGCACCATCGCGTTCGGCTGGAAGGGCGGGATAGGAACATCGTCGCGAATCCTTCCGCGCACGCTCGGCGGCTGGACGATCGGCGTGCTCGTACAGACGAACTTTGGCGGAGTGTTGCAGGTGCTTGGCGCGCCAGTCGGCCGCGAGCTTGGCCGGTATTCGTTCAAGAGGGACGTCGAGGGAGATCGCGGCGACGGCTCAGTGATGATCGTGGTTGCGACCGATGCCCCGATGACGGAGCGAAATCTCGAACGACTCGCCGCCCGCGCAATCATGGGGCTGGCGCGTACCGGTTCGAGCGCGTCGAATGGCTCAGGCGATTATGTAGTGTCGTTCTCTGTTGCGAAGGAAGTCCGCCGAAGCAATGCGCCGCCTGCGACAGTTACAGGTGTCGTGCCCCCGGCGCCCACGTTGCGGACAATCTCTGAACTGTCAAACGACAACACGTCAGCGCTGTTTCAAGCCGTTGTCGAAGCAACCGAGGAAGCGATCTACAATTCACTTTTCATGGCGAAGACGGTAACGAGTCGCGGCCAGACGGTCGACGCAATTCCGCTTGACCGGGTACGCGCCATTCTCGACAAGTACAACATCCGGCGGCGGTAA
- a CDS encoding sorbosone dehydrogenase family protein, with protein sequence MTRAVLAFVGSLTIAGCGSPARLPVSAGTGPNPVLPPPATSLIPVVNVATAKGWPTGAKPVASSGTRVNAFSEGLNHPRWLYVLPNNDVLVAETNAPRRPDDAKGIKGWFFKYFQKKAGGAVPSANRITLLRDANGDGVAETRTVFLGGLNSPFGMALVGDAFYVANTDAIIRFPYRSGETAITSAGTKVVDLPAGPLNHHWTKNVIASPDGSRLYVAIGSNSNVGENGIDREVNRAEIWEIDTATGSRRVFASGLRNPVGMAWDPERGALWTAVNERDELGGDLVPDYMTAVRDGGFYGWPYSYFGQNVDPRVKPQRPDLVARAVVPDYALGAHTASLGLVWSGSRTLPAHLARGMFVGQHGSWNRKPRSGYRVVFVPFVNGVPRGPPIDVLTGFVNDGGDAMGRPTGVAVDRKGALLVADDVGNVVWRVAGSAAGQ encoded by the coding sequence GTGACGAGGGCCGTTCTCGCGTTTGTCGGCTCATTGACGATCGCGGGATGCGGCTCGCCGGCACGGTTGCCGGTATCAGCGGGGACGGGGCCCAATCCGGTGCTGCCGCCGCCCGCAACGTCGCTGATTCCGGTCGTGAACGTCGCCACCGCGAAAGGGTGGCCCACCGGTGCAAAACCGGTCGCGAGCAGCGGCACCAGGGTAAATGCGTTCAGCGAAGGCTTGAATCATCCGCGGTGGCTATATGTATTGCCCAACAACGATGTACTCGTCGCCGAAACCAACGCACCGCGGCGGCCGGACGACGCGAAGGGTATCAAGGGCTGGTTCTTCAAATATTTCCAGAAGAAGGCCGGCGGTGCCGTACCAAGCGCAAATCGAATCACGCTGCTGCGGGATGCCAACGGTGACGGAGTCGCGGAGACTCGAACGGTATTTCTTGGAGGTCTGAACTCGCCATTCGGAATGGCCCTGGTTGGCGATGCTTTCTATGTCGCCAACACTGACGCTATCATCCGCTTTCCGTACCGAAGCGGTGAGACAGCCATTACGTCAGCGGGAACAAAGGTGGTCGATCTTCCAGCAGGGCCGCTCAACCATCACTGGACCAAGAACGTGATCGCTTCACCCGATGGCTCCAGGCTTTACGTCGCCATCGGTTCCAACAGCAATGTCGGAGAGAATGGCATTGACCGGGAGGTAAACCGCGCGGAGATATGGGAAATCGACACTGCGACTGGGAGCCGTCGTGTATTTGCCTCGGGTCTCCGCAATCCGGTTGGAATGGCGTGGGATCCCGAACGGGGTGCGCTCTGGACGGCGGTGAACGAGCGCGACGAGCTTGGTGGCGATCTTGTCCCTGACTACATGACGGCCGTTCGCGACGGCGGATTCTATGGATGGCCATACAGTTACTTCGGGCAGAACGTCGATCCGCGGGTGAAACCACAGCGTCCCGATCTGGTCGCTCGCGCGGTGGTGCCGGACTATGCGCTCGGGGCTCACACTGCTTCGCTCGGACTTGTGTGGTCAGGATCGCGAACGCTGCCCGCGCACCTCGCTCGCGGAATGTTCGTGGGCCAGCACGGTTCCTGGAATCGCAAACCCCGAAGCGGGTACAGGGTCGTTTTCGTTCCGTTTGTGAATGGAGTGCCGAGGGGACCGCCGATCGACGTGCTTACAGGGTTTGTAAACGACGGCGGCGATGCGATGGGGCGGCCCACTGGTGTAGCTGTCGATCGCAAGGGCGCATTGCTGGTGGCGGACGATGTCGGCAACGTCGTCTGGAGAGTAGCGGGCTCAGCCGCCGGGCAGTAG
- a CDS encoding polymer-forming cytoskeletal protein, with protein MAIWKEQNTVNKDLASTPLDRPAVREPEMRTDTQQTHDTPRRPSASRETKESVIAAGLTIEGKIEGAGHVRIAGNFQGDVNVKGDLTIETGAKLTGGVRASAVVIGGELEGNIDSASRVELLDSGVLNGNLKAGSLTVAAGSRMRGQVEFGWEEKNTSKSDTKTESGAAS; from the coding sequence ATGGCTATCTGGAAGGAACAGAACACCGTCAACAAGGACTTGGCATCCACGCCGCTCGATCGACCTGCCGTCAGGGAACCGGAAATGCGCACCGACACGCAGCAGACCCATGACACGCCCCGCCGGCCATCGGCATCCAGAGAGACGAAGGAATCGGTCATTGCCGCCGGTCTGACCATCGAGGGCAAGATCGAAGGCGCAGGCCACGTTCGCATCGCCGGAAACTTTCAGGGCGACGTTAACGTCAAGGGAGACCTGACTATCGAGACGGGAGCCAAGCTCACCGGCGGTGTTCGCGCCAGCGCGGTGGTGATTGGTGGCGAGCTCGAGGGGAATATCGATTCGGCGTCCAGAGTTGAGCTTCTCGATTCCGGCGTGCTGAATGGAAATCTCAAGGCCGGCTCACTCACGGTCGCGGCTGGATCCCGCATGCGCGGTCAGGTGGAGTTCGGTTGGGAAGAGAAGAACACATCGAAATCCGACACTAAGACGGAGAGCGGCGCCGCGTCATGA